In Magnolia sinica isolate HGM2019 chromosome 12, MsV1, whole genome shotgun sequence, a single genomic region encodes these proteins:
- the LOC131220585 gene encoding uncharacterized protein LOC131220585 encodes MQSMCLKEAGANATDPLVGETNHLQLIFGGYLRSKHNPQAENSRQQHSLGLFQPFSSRFKPNSSSNSTTNTSSTELTAHDMYQTTLEVVPKEEIFVPLIRTQRPHLCSGSWRTW; translated from the exons ATGCAATCTATGTGCCTTAAGGAAGCTGGTGCAAATGCAACAGACCCTTTAGTAGGGGAAACTAATCAtttacaactgatttttgggggttACCTTCGATCTAAG CACAACCCACAAGCTGAAAACAGCAGGCAACAACATTCTCTAGGCCTTTTCCAGCCCTTCAGCAGCCGATTCAAgcccaacagcagcagcaacagcaccaCCAATACTTCCAGCACAGAATTAACAGCTCATGACATGTACCAGACTACCTTGGAAGTGGTGCCGAAGGAAGAGATTTTCGTCCCTCTCATACGGACACAACGTCCACATCTCTGCAGTGGATCATGGCGAACCTGGTGA